From a single Candidatus Delongbacteria bacterium genomic region:
- the rho gene encoding transcription termination factor Rho, protein MNISELEKKPIRELFELAKGLEIDNPSGLSKSDLIFKILEAQAQREGNIFAKGVLEILPDGYGFLRSDASNYLPGPEDIYVSPSQIKRFGLRKGHVVSGQIRPPKENERFFALLKVQAVNYCDPDEARDKMLFDNLTPLYPERKIKLEREPKEISMRILDLFTPIGMGQRGLIVAPPRTGKTILLQKIANSITTNHPEIALIVLLIDERPEEVTDMQRNIDAEVISSTFDEKPDRHIQVASMVIEKAKRLVEFGTDVVILLDSITRLARAYNAVVPHSGRILSGGVDAVALYEPKKFFGAARNIEGGGSLTILATALIETGSRMDEVIFEEFKGTGNMELVLDRNLSNSRIYPAIDINKSGTRKEDLLLDEKTMNKIWILRNLQAEKSSTEVMKFLLEKMRLTRNNLEFFEIMMKN, encoded by the coding sequence ATGAACATCTCCGAACTTGAGAAGAAGCCGATCCGCGAGCTCTTCGAGCTGGCCAAGGGGCTGGAGATCGACAATCCTTCCGGCTTGTCGAAGTCGGACCTGATCTTCAAGATCCTCGAAGCCCAGGCCCAGCGCGAGGGCAACATCTTCGCCAAGGGCGTGCTCGAGATCCTGCCCGACGGATATGGGTTCCTGCGCAGCGATGCCTCCAACTACCTGCCCGGTCCCGAAGACATCTATGTGTCTCCTTCCCAGATCAAGCGCTTCGGGTTGCGCAAGGGCCATGTGGTCAGCGGCCAGATCCGCCCTCCCAAGGAGAACGAGCGCTTCTTCGCCCTGCTCAAGGTGCAGGCGGTGAATTACTGCGACCCGGACGAAGCCCGGGACAAGATGCTCTTCGACAACCTGACCCCGCTGTACCCCGAGCGCAAGATCAAGCTTGAGCGTGAGCCCAAGGAAATCAGCATGCGCATCCTGGATCTGTTCACGCCCATCGGCATGGGCCAGCGCGGGCTGATCGTGGCGCCGCCGCGTACGGGCAAGACGATCCTGCTGCAGAAGATCGCCAACTCGATCACGACCAATCATCCCGAGATCGCCCTGATCGTGCTGCTGATCGACGAGCGTCCCGAAGAAGTGACGGACATGCAGCGCAACATCGACGCCGAAGTGATCAGCTCCACCTTCGACGAAAAGCCCGACCGCCACATCCAGGTGGCCAGCATGGTCATCGAGAAGGCCAAGCGTCTGGTCGAATTCGGCACCGACGTGGTGATCCTGCTGGACTCGATCACGCGTCTGGCGCGCGCCTACAACGCCGTGGTGCCCCACTCCGGGCGCATCCTGTCCGGTGGTGTCGACGCCGTGGCGCTCTACGAACCCAAGAAATTCTTCGGCGCGGCGCGGAACATCGAAGGCGGGGGCAGCCTGACGATTCTGGCCACCGCGCTGATCGAGACCGGATCCCGCATGGACGAGGTGATCTTCGAGGAATTCAAGGGCACGGGCAACATGGAGCTGGTGCTGGATCGCAACCTGTCCAACAGCCGCATCTACCCGGCGATCGACATCAACAAGTCCGGTACGCGCAAGGAAGACCTGCTGCTGGACGAGAAGACCATGAACAAGATCTGGATCCTGCGCAACCTGCAGGCCGAGAAGAGTTCCACCGAAGTGATGAAGTTCCTGCTGGAAAAGATGCGCCTGACGCGCAACAACCTCGAGTTCTTCGAAATCATGATGAAGAACTGA
- a CDS encoding MBL fold metallo-hydrolase, which translates to MLHSLSLGAFETNCWLLALRASGKCVVVDPGLDPEPLLELIGEEGLQPEMILLTHAHLDHIGGCGALVQRFGVPIFLHPAEQDLYEHLVPIAAMYGLKVDPAPPLSGELVEGQWIPFGSAGLRVFETPGHSPGGICLSWREGERLSVFCGDLIFRGSFGRTDLPGGDSGVLKRSILERLFTLPDDTMLLPGHGELTTIGEERADNPINDWDFR; encoded by the coding sequence GTGCTGCATTCCCTGAGTCTGGGTGCGTTCGAGACCAACTGCTGGCTGCTGGCCCTCAGGGCAAGCGGCAAGTGCGTCGTGGTGGACCCGGGTCTGGATCCGGAACCTCTGCTGGAGCTGATCGGCGAAGAAGGCCTGCAGCCGGAGATGATCCTGCTGACTCACGCCCATCTGGATCACATCGGAGGCTGTGGTGCGCTGGTGCAACGATTTGGTGTGCCGATTTTCCTGCATCCCGCGGAGCAGGATCTCTACGAGCACCTTGTTCCCATCGCGGCCATGTACGGGCTGAAGGTCGACCCAGCACCGCCCCTGTCCGGAGAGCTGGTTGAAGGACAATGGATTCCCTTCGGCAGTGCGGGATTGCGGGTGTTTGAAACTCCCGGCCATTCTCCCGGCGGGATCTGCCTGAGCTGGCGCGAAGGCGAGCGCCTGTCCGTCTTCTGTGGCGACCTGATCTTCCGTGGCAGTTTCGGACGCACGGATCTGCCCGGAGGCGATTCAGGGGTGTTGAAGCGATCGATCCTCGAGCGCCTTTTCACCCTTCCAGACGACACCATGCTTCTTCCCGGCCATGGCGAGCTGACCACCATCGGCGAGGAACGGGCAGACAACCCCATCAACGACTGGGACTTTCGATGA
- the rnr gene encoding ribonuclease R has translation MSRRFTGPEKNRRRGGRLVGKSPGRPGGTAAPTAEDPATRARRLAREAIFDLLKQSRRGFKSRSLYNLVGRPLPYPEFRTMLGELLDAGTLRRDELRRWCWSRGLARNTGTLTISPSGFGHVHPDDGSPRVFIPRNGLGRYLQDDRVEIEIHPSRRGPGPEGRIVKLLERRMTHVIGTLVRYSRNWLLIPESARFGGNITVTGEVPPEAEDGKVVRAELLPGTDGRSGALIARITRVLGDPGTPHVMQESVKAGFNLRTSFPPPVLEEADLMSLRMIDEAPDREDLRERVVFTIDPPDARDFDDAVSIIPLEDGGWELAVHIADVSHFVPQDSALDREAYRRGCSVYLVGEVVPMLPHRLSSDLCSLVEGEDRLCFSAFMRFSSHGAMKHARFAETRIRSAKRFSYQDAQEIIESFPKRRPAGFTPESAFPEEPVRQSMCHMDRLWRILKRNRLKKGGLDFSIPEPVFQLDEQGKPLSVQAKVSREANFMIEEFMLAANRAVAEGLAAHGRLCVHRVHEAPSGDKLDRFIAFLEHLGPMEIPSLDTVAGWQQIVKSCEGTDKSLLLQEVVLRSMMKARYDVQALGHFGLGFQHYAHFTSPIRRYPDLIVHRLLKRLLNEKREPPRSLLEEAARHSSRREVVAQEAERDSVRLHQILWLRERIGEDFDGVVRGVENFGLFVELPAILADGLLPVAELPDDRWSYDARSWTLVGLNSGASFKVGQAIRVNLVRADLENRQVDFRLTGPSGQ, from the coding sequence ATGAGCCGCCGTTTCACAGGGCCCGAGAAGAACCGGCGCCGGGGCGGACGTCTGGTGGGCAAGTCCCCGGGCAGGCCCGGCGGCACAGCGGCGCCCACCGCGGAAGATCCAGCCACCCGGGCACGTCGCCTGGCACGCGAGGCGATCTTCGACCTGTTGAAACAGTCACGGCGGGGCTTCAAGTCCCGCTCGCTCTACAATCTGGTGGGACGGCCCCTGCCCTATCCTGAGTTCCGCACCATGCTGGGCGAACTGCTGGATGCAGGCACCCTGCGCCGGGACGAGCTGCGGCGCTGGTGCTGGTCGCGTGGGCTGGCGCGCAACACGGGCACGCTCACGATTTCACCCTCAGGCTTCGGACATGTGCATCCAGATGACGGCAGCCCGCGGGTCTTCATTCCCCGCAATGGGTTGGGGCGTTACCTGCAGGACGACCGCGTGGAAATCGAGATTCATCCCTCGAGGCGCGGGCCGGGCCCCGAAGGGCGCATCGTCAAGCTGCTTGAACGGCGGATGACTCACGTCATCGGCACCTTGGTGCGGTACAGCCGCAACTGGTTGCTGATTCCCGAGAGTGCCCGATTCGGAGGCAACATCACCGTGACCGGCGAGGTTCCACCCGAAGCGGAAGACGGCAAGGTGGTGCGCGCCGAACTGCTGCCCGGAACCGACGGACGCTCCGGTGCCCTGATTGCGCGAATCACGCGCGTCCTGGGCGACCCGGGCACACCTCATGTGATGCAGGAGTCGGTCAAGGCCGGATTCAACCTGCGCACCTCCTTCCCCCCTCCGGTGCTGGAGGAGGCGGACCTGATGTCGCTGCGCATGATCGACGAAGCCCCGGACCGTGAAGACCTGCGCGAGCGGGTGGTCTTCACCATCGACCCGCCTGACGCGCGCGACTTCGATGATGCGGTCTCGATCATCCCGCTGGAGGATGGCGGTTGGGAACTGGCCGTACACATCGCGGACGTGAGCCATTTCGTTCCCCAGGACTCTGCCCTGGACCGCGAAGCCTACCGGCGCGGCTGCAGTGTCTACCTGGTTGGAGAGGTGGTTCCCATGCTGCCGCATCGCCTGTCCTCGGACCTCTGCAGTCTGGTCGAGGGTGAAGACAGGCTCTGTTTTTCGGCTTTCATGCGCTTCTCGTCGCATGGGGCGATGAAACACGCGCGTTTCGCCGAAACCCGGATCCGCAGCGCGAAGCGCTTCAGCTACCAGGACGCCCAGGAGATCATCGAGAGCTTTCCGAAACGTCGCCCCGCGGGGTTCACCCCCGAATCAGCCTTTCCCGAGGAACCGGTTCGTCAGTCCATGTGTCACATGGACCGACTCTGGCGCATCCTCAAGCGCAATCGCCTCAAGAAGGGCGGGCTGGACTTCTCGATTCCCGAACCTGTGTTCCAGCTCGATGAACAGGGCAAGCCGCTCTCGGTACAGGCCAAGGTCTCTCGTGAAGCCAACTTCATGATCGAAGAGTTCATGCTGGCCGCCAATCGCGCGGTGGCCGAAGGGCTGGCCGCACATGGCCGCCTGTGCGTGCATCGTGTGCACGAGGCCCCGTCCGGCGACAAGCTGGATCGCTTCATCGCGTTTCTCGAGCACCTGGGGCCAATGGAGATTCCATCGCTGGACACGGTGGCCGGCTGGCAGCAGATCGTCAAGTCCTGCGAAGGCACCGACAAGAGCCTGCTGCTGCAGGAAGTGGTGCTTCGCAGCATGATGAAAGCCCGCTATGATGTACAGGCCCTGGGGCATTTCGGACTTGGGTTCCAGCATTACGCCCACTTCACTTCGCCCATCCGGCGCTACCCCGATCTGATCGTGCATCGTCTGCTGAAGCGCCTCTTGAACGAAAAGCGGGAACCGCCCAGGTCCCTGCTGGAGGAGGCGGCCAGGCACAGTTCCCGACGGGAGGTGGTGGCCCAGGAAGCGGAACGGGATTCGGTGCGCCTGCACCAGATCCTCTGGCTGCGTGAACGCATTGGAGAGGATTTCGACGGTGTGGTGCGGGGAGTGGAAAACTTTGGCCTGTTCGTGGAACTGCCCGCGATTCTGGCCGATGGACTGCTGCCCGTTGCTGAACTGCCGGATGACCGCTGGAGCTATGACGCCCGCTCATGGACGCTGGTTGGCTTGAACAGTGGTGCGAGCTTCAAGGTGGGGCAGGCGATCCGGGTCAACCTGGTGCGTGCCGACCTGGAGAATCGTCAGGTGGATTTCCGTCTGACCGGTCCCAGCGGGCAATAG
- a CDS encoding response regulator transcription factor → MPAVDENTNAPLLLVIEDDQDLAGLLSLHLGDQGYRVVIAGDGPAGLELLRGNAAALVVLDIMLPGMDGFEVCRQIRAHDGSIPVMMLTARSEELDKVLGLELGADDYMTKPFSIRELVARVRALLRRAEQNGSSAVLAEGVLDHGDLQVDLRRRRVSLAGQSIDLTTREFELLLLFARNPGIAFSRQELLDRVWGYQYGGYSHTVNSHINRLRSKLEADPANPRWIETVWGLGYRFRDTHDGDPA, encoded by the coding sequence ATGCCTGCAGTCGATGAAAACACCAACGCCCCCCTGCTGCTGGTGATCGAGGATGACCAGGACCTTGCCGGCCTGCTGTCCCTGCATCTGGGAGATCAGGGTTACCGGGTCGTGATCGCGGGTGACGGTCCGGCGGGCCTTGAGCTCTTGCGCGGCAATGCGGCCGCGCTTGTGGTGCTGGACATCATGCTGCCGGGGATGGATGGCTTCGAGGTCTGCCGCCAGATCCGGGCGCACGATGGCTCGATCCCGGTCATGATGCTGACGGCCCGTTCCGAAGAGCTGGACAAGGTGCTGGGCCTGGAACTGGGTGCCGACGATTACATGACCAAACCCTTCTCGATCCGGGAACTGGTGGCCCGCGTGCGTGCCCTGCTGCGCCGCGCGGAACAGAATGGGTCGTCCGCGGTGCTGGCGGAAGGGGTGCTGGACCATGGCGACCTCCAGGTTGACCTGCGACGCCGCAGGGTCAGCCTCGCTGGTCAATCCATCGACCTGACGACCCGTGAATTCGAGCTGCTGCTGCTTTTCGCCCGCAATCCGGGCATCGCCTTTTCGCGCCAGGAGCTGCTGGATCGTGTCTGGGGCTACCAGTACGGCGGTTACAGTCATACGGTGAATTCCCACATCAACCGTCTGCGCAGCAAACTGGAAGCCGACCCGGCCAATCCCCGCTGGATCGAGACGGTCTGGGGCCTGGGCTATCGCTTTCGTGACACACACGATGGAGACCCCGCATGA
- the prfA gene encoding peptide chain release factor 1, which yields MLDKIKQVERRFNELSELLGSPEVLADPVRTMEHSREHKRLGHIVEAGKRYREASGSLEEARQVLESERDQDLLDMAVMQKEEAEEALETATQELKLLLLPRDPADSRNCLLEIRAGAGGDEAALFAGDLCRMYQRYAELMRWKLEVLTTSEGVMGGYKEITIAVKGEEAFGTLKYEGGVHRVQRVPSTESQGRVHTSAASVAVLPEAEEVDMHIDAREVRVDVYRSSGPGGQSVNTTDSAVRLTHLPTGMIVTCQDEKSQIKNKEKAMKVLRSRLLDLKLREEKEKQDSVRRSQVGSGDRSAKIRTYNFPQNRVTDHRINLTLHRLDSVMEGGIQPLLEALRLADVSERMEQAGLEHE from the coding sequence ATGCTGGACAAGATCAAGCAGGTCGAGAGACGCTTCAACGAGCTGTCCGAGCTGCTCGGCTCCCCCGAGGTGCTGGCGGACCCGGTCAGGACCATGGAGCACAGTCGCGAACACAAGCGGCTGGGGCACATCGTCGAGGCGGGCAAGCGCTACCGGGAAGCATCGGGCTCGCTCGAAGAGGCGCGCCAGGTGCTGGAGAGCGAACGGGACCAGGACCTGCTGGACATGGCCGTGATGCAGAAGGAAGAAGCCGAAGAGGCACTGGAGACGGCGACACAGGAACTGAAGCTGCTGCTGCTGCCCCGTGATCCGGCCGACTCGCGCAATTGTCTGCTCGAAATCCGCGCCGGCGCCGGAGGCGATGAGGCCGCGCTTTTCGCCGGGGATCTTTGCCGGATGTACCAGCGTTACGCCGAGTTGATGCGCTGGAAACTGGAGGTGCTCACCACCAGCGAGGGCGTGATGGGTGGTTACAAGGAAATCACCATCGCGGTCAAGGGCGAGGAAGCCTTCGGCACCCTGAAGTACGAGGGCGGCGTGCATCGCGTTCAGCGCGTGCCGTCCACCGAAAGCCAGGGGCGTGTGCACACATCGGCGGCCAGCGTGGCCGTGCTGCCCGAGGCCGAAGAGGTTGACATGCACATCGATGCACGCGAGGTGCGCGTGGATGTCTACCGTTCCAGCGGACCCGGCGGCCAGAGCGTGAACACCACCGATTCGGCCGTGCGTCTCACGCATCTGCCCACAGGCATGATCGTGACCTGCCAGGACGAGAAGAGCCAGATCAAGAACAAGGAAAAGGCGATGAAGGTGCTGCGCAGTCGGCTGCTGGACCTCAAGCTCCGCGAGGAGAAGGAGAAGCAGGACAGCGTGCGGCGCAGCCAGGTGGGGTCCGGAGATCGCAGTGCCAAGATCCGCACCTACAATTTTCCCCAGAACCGGGTGACCGATCATCGCATCAATCTGACCCTGCATCGCCTCGACTCGGTCATGGAAGGTGGAATCCAGCCCCTGCTGGAAGCCCTGCGCCTGGCCGATGTGAGCGAGCGGATGGAGCAGGCCGGCCTGGAACATGAGTGA
- a CDS encoding DUF4412 domain-containing protein, whose amino-acid sequence MRVEDSEEPLVFLFSANDHVFRMVDPGNSVVTQVSLAELKDMAHGMQAALGEDAMAGAAGVDMEAMMAEIRSSLSPEEQALMDQYAPQATDLDSGASDPLNWSLVARGVTLDDWSCHHYRGTREGVLEEETWTVSAEAVGLSAKDVAAFKSLAEYMTELGGELEQVHDLDDPSAIDTYTGFPVKTVEYQYGQAVRSTRTNVLERGQLDASLFKVPAGFRTVGFQEMLMDQMELE is encoded by the coding sequence ATGCGTGTCGAGGATTCCGAAGAACCATTGGTTTTCCTGTTTTCCGCCAATGACCATGTGTTCAGGATGGTTGATCCCGGCAATTCAGTGGTGACTCAGGTGAGTCTGGCTGAGCTGAAGGACATGGCCCACGGAATGCAGGCCGCCTTGGGCGAGGATGCCATGGCCGGGGCTGCAGGTGTGGACATGGAAGCCATGATGGCTGAAATCCGTTCCTCCCTGAGTCCCGAGGAGCAGGCATTGATGGATCAGTATGCACCCCAGGCTACGGATCTTGATTCTGGTGCAAGCGATCCATTGAACTGGTCTCTGGTGGCGCGGGGTGTCACATTGGATGACTGGTCCTGCCACCATTATCGCGGGACCCGAGAGGGAGTCCTGGAAGAAGAAACCTGGACTGTATCCGCTGAAGCTGTCGGATTGAGTGCCAAGGATGTGGCGGCTTTCAAGTCGCTTGCAGAGTACATGACCGAACTCGGGGGAGAGTTGGAGCAGGTGCATGATCTGGATGATCCGTCAGCAATCGACACCTACACCGGTTTCCCGGTCAAGACGGTTGAGTACCAGTACGGGCAGGCAGTGCGGTCCACCCGGACGAATGTCCTCGAGCGCGGCCAACTGGATGCAAGCCTGTTCAAGGTACCGGCCGGATTCCGGACCGTCGGTTTCCAGGAAATGCTGATGGACCAGATGGAGCTTGAGTAG
- a CDS encoding VOC family protein, which translates to MKAPKTLEGFKQMSMLWFYVKDLRESVQFYQEKVRLKLVFLDEKAGWAGFDTGAPGVDLGLTVWKLGGEVPRGGGACPVLEVDDILQTRAALESRGVRFEGEIVGEVGSRRHCTFHDLDGNPVQITQVWV; encoded by the coding sequence ATGAAAGCACCGAAGACCCTCGAAGGCTTCAAGCAGATGAGCATGCTCTGGTTCTATGTCAAGGACCTGCGTGAAAGCGTGCAGTTCTATCAGGAAAAGGTCCGGCTGAAACTGGTCTTTCTCGACGAGAAGGCCGGCTGGGCCGGTTTCGATACGGGGGCTCCCGGAGTGGATCTGGGCCTGACCGTCTGGAAACTGGGTGGCGAGGTCCCGCGCGGAGGCGGAGCCTGCCCGGTGCTCGAGGTGGATGACATCCTGCAGACCCGGGCCGCGCTCGAGTCACGCGGGGTGCGCTTCGAAGGCGAGATCGTCGGAGAAGTGGGCAGCCGCCGGCATTGCACGTTTCACGACCTGGATGGCAATCCCGTCCAGATCACCCAGGTCTGGGTCTGA
- the rpmE gene encoding 50S ribosomal protein L31, with translation MPKAAIHPKYDVAKIHCACGNNWESKTTQGDMNVEMCDQCHPFYTGKQKQVYTTGRVDRFFKKYKKD, from the coding sequence ATGCCGAAGGCAGCCATCCATCCGAAATACGACGTGGCCAAGATCCATTGCGCCTGTGGGAACAACTGGGAATCCAAGACCACCCAGGGCGACATGAATGTGGAGATGTGCGACCAGTGCCATCCCTTCTACACCGGCAAGCAGAAGCAGGTGTACACCACCGGCCGTGTCGACCGCTTCTTCAAGAAGTACAAGAAGGACTAG
- a CDS encoding HAMP domain-containing protein has protein sequence MRTRFTAQLALLFLVLILGLGFSLSVLTIKAMRMFNDETEQKLNRTLAHEMAMEFAPFLGDRIDVERIEERIAYLTGINRRIEIYLLSSTGMIKASFVSDNQRLERSTVDLAPLKAFERGDAVPILGEDPLSAQRLKPFSATEIEIMGEKHCWLYVILGGQEVENVAGMLSTSYIAKTTLRGLLLILLVTGVVGLLLFTLLTRRLRVLSEVMGDFHQGRLDRRVPAPALDEVGQLGSRFNDMADTIVSNMDELRKTDRLRRELIANVSHDLRSPLASIQGYLETLVMKNDTLGPEDRGRYLDISLQNTRSLGSLVNQLFELSKLDARQVEPEMERFSIAELLQDLVMQYDARAKEAGLILELDRPTALSPVLGDIALVERVLTNLLDNALRYTPAGGRVSIIPADTLQGVRIEVRDTGAGISAEDLPRIFERFFRVEKSRGRGRGGAGLGLAICKKIVELHGGLLEVRSTLEQGTTFAFILPHARQLGQ, from the coding sequence CTGCGTACCCGTTTCACGGCCCAGTTGGCCCTGCTCTTTCTTGTGCTGATTCTGGGACTGGGCTTTTCGTTGAGCGTGCTCACCATCAAGGCGATGCGGATGTTCAATGATGAGACCGAACAGAAGCTCAACCGGACCCTGGCGCATGAGATGGCAATGGAGTTCGCCCCTTTCCTGGGAGACCGAATCGATGTGGAACGCATCGAAGAACGCATCGCCTACCTCACGGGCATCAATCGGCGCATCGAGATCTACCTGCTGAGCAGCACGGGCATGATCAAGGCGTCCTTCGTCAGCGACAACCAGCGCCTGGAACGCAGCACCGTGGATTTGGCACCGCTGAAGGCCTTCGAACGGGGCGACGCGGTGCCGATCCTGGGCGAAGACCCGCTTTCGGCCCAGCGTCTGAAGCCCTTCTCCGCTACCGAAATCGAGATCATGGGCGAGAAGCACTGCTGGCTGTATGTGATCCTGGGTGGCCAGGAAGTGGAGAATGTGGCGGGCATGCTCAGCACCAGCTACATCGCGAAGACGACCCTGCGCGGACTGCTGCTGATTCTGCTGGTGACGGGCGTGGTGGGCCTGCTGCTGTTCACGCTGCTGACCCGCAGACTGCGCGTGCTGTCCGAAGTGATGGGCGATTTCCATCAGGGACGCCTCGACCGGCGGGTTCCCGCACCGGCGCTCGACGAGGTAGGGCAACTCGGTTCGCGATTCAATGACATGGCGGATACCATCGTGTCCAACATGGACGAATTGCGCAAGACGGATCGCCTGCGTCGCGAACTGATCGCCAATGTGAGTCACGACCTGCGCAGCCCGCTGGCATCAATCCAGGGCTACCTGGAAACACTGGTGATGAAGAATGATACCCTGGGGCCCGAAGACCGTGGCCGTTACCTTGACATCAGCCTTCAGAACACACGCAGTCTCGGATCTCTGGTGAACCAGTTGTTCGAGCTCTCCAAACTGGACGCTCGTCAGGTGGAACCCGAGATGGAACGGTTCTCGATTGCCGAACTGCTCCAGGACCTTGTGATGCAGTATGACGCACGCGCCAAAGAAGCAGGTCTCATCCTGGAACTGGACCGCCCCACGGCACTCTCCCCCGTGCTGGGCGACATCGCGCTCGTGGAACGCGTACTGACAAACCTGCTGGACAATGCCCTGCGTTATACTCCCGCGGGCGGACGAGTCTCCATCATTCCCGCCGACACCTTGCAGGGAGTCCGGATCGAAGTGCGTGATACAGGCGCCGGGATTTCCGCCGAAGATCTGCCAAGAATCTTCGAGCGCTTCTTCCGGGTGGAAAAGAGCCGAGGCCGGGGCCGAGGCGGTGCCGGCCTCGGCCTGGCGATCTGCAAGAAAATCGTCGAACTGCACGGTGGTCTGCTTGAAGTCCGTTCGACACTCGAGCAGGGCACGACATTCGCATTCATTCTGCCACATGCGCGCCAGCTCGGGCAATGA
- the prmC gene encoding peptide chain release factor N(5)-glutamine methyltransferase has translation MSDVNPVQDPSWTLLSVLQAAQPWLERRGVPSPRRDAEELLAHCLSCSRLDLYLDHDRPLNPEERASFRELLRRRGMREPLQYLLGTQPFRMLDLKVDSRALIPRTETEEVVEYLLQAERALGPLPGRRMLDIGTGSGSIALSLLKELPGSRVTALDRSADALALCHENAQRLGLLEGLELLKLDILEDVPEGSWQVVVANPPYVSSLERGRLQPELSHEPEMALYAEDPAGLQFYRRIAELLPRLLVPGGRCCLEIGHGQGAAILGLFKEVLVESMIINDLAGRERIFFGRRS, from the coding sequence ATGAGTGATGTGAATCCGGTCCAGGATCCAAGCTGGACTCTTCTGTCAGTACTGCAGGCGGCCCAGCCCTGGCTCGAACGGCGGGGTGTGCCATCCCCGCGCCGTGATGCCGAGGAATTGCTGGCCCACTGCCTGTCCTGCAGCCGGCTGGACCTGTATCTGGATCACGACCGCCCGCTCAACCCCGAAGAGCGCGCCAGCTTTCGCGAGCTGCTCCGCCGTCGCGGAATGCGCGAGCCGCTCCAGTACCTGCTGGGCACCCAACCCTTTCGCATGCTCGACCTGAAGGTTGACTCCCGCGCACTGATTCCACGCACCGAGACCGAGGAAGTGGTGGAGTACCTGCTGCAGGCGGAACGCGCACTGGGACCACTCCCGGGAAGGCGCATGCTGGACATCGGTACCGGTTCGGGCAGCATTGCCCTCAGCCTGCTCAAGGAATTGCCCGGATCCCGGGTGACGGCCCTGGACCGGAGCGCCGACGCTCTTGCGCTGTGTCACGAGAACGCGCAGCGACTGGGACTGCTGGAAGGACTGGAACTGCTGAAGCTGGACATTCTTGAGGATGTTCCCGAAGGATCCTGGCAGGTGGTTGTAGCAAATCCGCCGTACGTCTCTTCCCTCGAGCGTGGGCGTCTGCAGCCCGAACTGTCCCATGAACCTGAGATGGCGCTGTATGCCGAAGACCCCGCCGGTCTTCAATTCTATCGGCGCATTGCCGAACTGCTCCCGCGACTGCTGGTTCCCGGGGGGCGCTGCTGTCTGGAAATCGGCCACGGGCAGGGAGCGGCGATTCTGGGGCTGTTCAAGGAAGTACTGGTGGAATCCATGATCATCAATGACCTGGCGGGGCGCGAGCGGATATTCTTCGGGAGGCGCTCATGA